In Mycolicibacterium nivoides, the DNA window ATCAGAGGACCCAACCGCGAAACCGCTCTTTAAGGGGGACAACATGATCTGCGACGAGGAATCGATCGCCGCCATCCTGAACCGGCTCAAGCGCGCGCAAGGACAGCTCTCAGGCGTCATCTCCATGATCGAGCAGGGCCGCGACTGCAAGGATGTCGTCACCCAGCTCGCCGCGGTGTCCCGCGCGCTGGACCGCGCCGGATTCAAGATCGTCGCAACCAGCCTGCGCGAATGCATCAACGGCAACAGTGACGAAACCATGGATGTCGCCGAGCTGGAACGGCTGTTCCTGACCCTGGCCTG includes these proteins:
- a CDS encoding metal-sensitive transcriptional regulator, translating into MICDEESIAAILNRLKRAQGQLSGVISMIEQGRDCKDVVTQLAAVSRALDRAGFKIVATSLRECINGNSDETMDVAELERLFLTLA